The following coding sequences lie in one Alicyclobacillus curvatus genomic window:
- a CDS encoding FAD-binding protein, translating to MAIVYTKGGLALESESSTPLHAQLLELIPDPKRVTRGTSIIAAHSQDYSHHAPHRPDVVVFAESTEDVVKVMQFANQHYIAVTPCGVLTSLEGHAIPIHSGISLDVTLMNRVLDVRPQDFLVRVQPGVTRTQLNRELRRYGLQFPLDPGADASLGGMAATNASGTTAVRHGVMRDQVLDLEVVLADGSVIHTGGMSAKSSAGYNMTGLFIGSEGTLGVITELTLRVYPIPESTIAARAVFADLAAASAAAYGIMQSGIPIGRIELVDEHTIFAVNHAKGTTYMEKPTLFLEFEGSNAAVQEDVRIVEDICSEVDRGAGGSGSGGNPGSTASSASSANHGNGLIEFVFETEAEKRNLLWEARHDAALAVIQTAPQKRMKVTDVCVPLSDLPEAIRMARETIDSYGTYGAILGHVGDGNYHVIFMVDPNDAEELRIADEMNDKIVQYALARGGTCTGEHGVGIGKMRYLAKEHPDTLPWMKGIKQLFDPSGILNPGKLFAN from the coding sequence ATGGCGATTGTATACACAAAAGGAGGCCTCGCCTTGGAATCGGAATCATCCACTCCTCTACACGCGCAACTGCTCGAACTCATCCCGGACCCGAAACGAGTGACCCGCGGCACCTCCATCATCGCGGCACACAGCCAGGATTACAGCCATCACGCGCCGCATCGGCCTGACGTGGTCGTGTTTGCAGAGAGCACCGAAGACGTGGTGAAGGTCATGCAGTTTGCGAATCAACACTACATCGCAGTCACGCCCTGTGGGGTCCTCACCAGCCTCGAGGGTCACGCGATTCCTATCCACAGCGGCATCAGTCTCGATGTTACACTGATGAATCGCGTCCTTGACGTCCGCCCGCAAGACTTCCTCGTTCGCGTGCAGCCTGGTGTCACGCGCACCCAACTCAATCGTGAGTTGCGCAGGTACGGTCTGCAATTTCCGCTTGATCCCGGTGCAGACGCCTCCCTCGGCGGCATGGCCGCCACCAATGCAAGCGGGACTACAGCGGTTCGGCATGGGGTCATGCGTGACCAAGTCCTCGATTTGGAAGTCGTCCTCGCCGACGGCAGCGTCATCCACACTGGCGGGATGTCCGCCAAATCGTCTGCGGGGTACAACATGACGGGGTTGTTCATCGGATCGGAAGGGACACTCGGCGTCATTACAGAGTTGACCCTGCGCGTTTACCCAATTCCGGAGTCCACCATCGCCGCCAGGGCTGTCTTCGCCGATCTCGCTGCCGCCAGCGCAGCCGCATACGGCATCATGCAGTCTGGCATCCCCATCGGACGCATTGAATTGGTCGACGAACACACCATTTTCGCCGTGAATCATGCCAAAGGGACCACCTACATGGAGAAGCCCACACTGTTTTTGGAGTTTGAAGGAAGCAACGCGGCGGTGCAAGAAGACGTGCGGATAGTGGAGGACATCTGCAGCGAAGTGGATCGGGGCGCTGGTGGCAGTGGCAGTGGCGGCAACCCTGGCAGCACAGCCAGCTCAGCCAGCTCGGCCAACCATGGCAACGGGCTCATCGAGTTCGTGTTTGAAACAGAAGCCGAGAAGCGCAACCTGCTTTGGGAAGCCAGGCACGATGCCGCCTTGGCCGTCATTCAAACGGCGCCTCAAAAGCGCATGAAGGTCACTGATGTCTGTGTACCTCTCTCCGATCTTCCCGAGGCAATTCGCATGGCCCGGGAGACCATCGATTCTTATGGAACGTACGGTGCCATTCTCGGACACGTCGGAGACGGGAACTATCATGTCATTTTCATGGTGGATCCAAATGACGCTGAAGAGTTGAGAATCGCCGACGAGATGAACGACAAGATTGTCCAGTACGCTCTTGCACGCGGAGGAACATGTACCGGTGAGCACGGCGTAGGTATTGGCAAGATGAGATACCTTGCAAAGGAGCACCCTGACACCCTGCCTTGGATGAAGGGTATCAAACAGCTCTTCGATCCCAGTGGCATCTTGAACCCGGGCAAATTGTTCGCAAATTAG
- a CDS encoding cobalamin-binding protein, protein MSTDQPTGPTDGNGNGNGIHDTHGDYRIVSLCPSNTELVCALGLSGFLVGIDNYSDYPPDVVRGLPRLGPDLHIDVEAVTKLSPHLVISSLSVPGMEKVVDAVAAAGLPQVVLSPHSFEDIYADLRTLADEVPEDVLPTDAASELINTLRQRVDAVGEWTRTHVKPEERAKLYWEWWPNPVFSPGQGNWLTELSALAGARNIFSDLAGDSIQDDGTLVAKRDPDWFLAAWTGIPQSKVPMTKILARPEPWQSTTAYREQSIVILSEGLYCRPSHRLVDGLEQLVGLLYPQSVADLGLRQPEEYAPIRRVPESQ, encoded by the coding sequence GTGTCAACGGATCAACCGACGGGCCCAACGGATGGCAATGGCAATGGCAATGGCATTCACGATACACATGGTGACTATCGCATTGTCTCGCTTTGCCCGAGCAATACAGAACTCGTCTGTGCACTCGGGCTGTCGGGGTTTCTCGTCGGGATCGACAATTATTCCGACTACCCACCGGATGTTGTCCGTGGCCTTCCTCGTCTTGGACCCGATTTGCACATCGATGTCGAAGCTGTGACCAAGCTTTCCCCGCATCTTGTCATTTCGTCGCTGTCCGTTCCGGGGATGGAAAAGGTTGTTGATGCAGTGGCTGCAGCGGGCCTTCCTCAGGTTGTACTCTCACCGCACAGCTTTGAAGACATCTATGCTGACTTAAGGACACTTGCAGATGAGGTGCCAGAAGATGTGCTGCCAACGGACGCGGCCAGTGAACTTATCAATACACTTCGGCAGCGAGTAGATGCTGTCGGGGAGTGGACGCGGACCCATGTCAAGCCGGAAGAGCGCGCGAAATTGTACTGGGAATGGTGGCCGAATCCCGTATTTTCGCCCGGGCAGGGGAACTGGTTGACGGAACTGAGTGCGCTCGCAGGGGCTCGCAACATTTTTTCCGATCTCGCTGGTGACTCCATCCAAGACGACGGCACGTTGGTGGCAAAACGGGATCCAGACTGGTTTTTGGCCGCCTGGACGGGCATTCCTCAATCCAAGGTACCGATGACCAAAATTCTCGCCCGACCGGAGCCATGGCAGAGTACAACGGCGTATCGGGAGCAAAGCATCGTCATTCTGTCGGAAGGGCTATACTGTCGCCCATCCCATAGACTAGTGGACGGATTGGAACAACTCGTCGGACTCCTGTATCCCCAGTCTGTTGCTGACCTTGGCCTGCGGCAACCGGAAGAGTATGCACCGATTCGCAGGGTGCCCGAATCCCAATAG